From Deferrisoma camini S3R1, the proteins below share one genomic window:
- a CDS encoding DUF2889 domain-containing protein, whose protein sequence is MDIFQRSIHSNVKQVDEDHLLVTSTLLDLEHSFHLELRVRLSDGLIEEARANMTKAPLNRCHAGAEGVRRLEGLTIGRGIVKEISRRLGGPRGCAHMVELITDAVRLVSMIRIGASVNYWDELKKTMTEDEIVAHGKKRLKNTCLVFAED, encoded by the coding sequence ATGGACATCTTCCAGCGTTCGATCCACTCCAACGTGAAGCAGGTGGACGAGGACCACCTGCTGGTCACCAGCACCCTGCTGGACCTGGAGCACTCGTTCCACCTGGAGCTGCGGGTCCGGCTGTCCGACGGGCTGATCGAGGAGGCCCGGGCCAACATGACCAAGGCCCCCCTGAACCGGTGCCACGCCGGCGCCGAGGGGGTGCGGCGGCTGGAGGGGCTCACGATCGGCCGGGGCATCGTCAAGGAGATCAGCCGCCGGCTCGGCGGGCCCCGGGGCTGCGCCCACATGGTGGAGCTGATCACCGATGCCGTGCGCCTGGTGTCGATGATCCGGATCGGGGCCTCGGTCAACTACTGGGACGAGCTCAAGAAGACCATGACCGAGGACGAGATCGTGGCCCACGGCAAGAAGCGCCTCAAGAACACCTGTCTGGTGTTCGCCGAGGACTGA
- a CDS encoding cupin domain-containing protein, which yields MLGKRLKQARRARGFSLEELARRTGFSKSFLSQIENDKNSPSIASLKKITQALGVSIGEMFADNRDEQVYFLKKADRVPYEVVKDKVIFEFGASKVPNRKMEVIFFTLLPGGESEGEYTHEGEEFGTVLEGTLVFELGGREYRMEPGDSIYFTSSIPHRWRNPGPDVMRAIWVVTPPSF from the coding sequence ATGCTCGGGAAACGACTCAAGCAGGCCCGCAGGGCCCGAGGATTCAGCCTGGAGGAGCTCGCTAGACGAACGGGGTTCTCCAAAAGCTTCCTCTCCCAGATCGAGAACGACAAGAACTCCCCCTCGATCGCCAGCCTGAAGAAGATCACCCAGGCCCTCGGGGTAAGCATCGGCGAGATGTTCGCCGACAACCGGGACGAGCAGGTCTACTTTCTCAAGAAGGCCGACCGGGTGCCCTACGAGGTGGTAAAGGACAAGGTCATCTTCGAGTTCGGGGCATCCAAGGTGCCGAACCGGAAGATGGAGGTGATCTTCTTCACCCTGCTGCCGGGAGGCGAGAGCGAGGGCGAGTACACCCACGAGGGCGAGGAGTTCGGCACGGTGCTCGAGGGCACCCTGGTGTTCGAGCTGGGGGGCCGGGAGTACCGCATGGAGCCCGGCGACTCGATCTACTTCACCTCGTCGATCCCCCACCGGTGGCGAAACCCCGGCCCGGACGTGATGCGGGCCATCTGGGTCGTGACCCCGCCGAGCTTCTAG